In the genome of Vicia villosa cultivar HV-30 ecotype Madison, WI linkage group LG7, Vvil1.0, whole genome shotgun sequence, one region contains:
- the LOC131616822 gene encoding PHD finger protein At1g33420-like, whose product MVFNERPTKRMKRRVTADLYDFLTFPSAGDFSDAVPFRSRVHRFLSDHARVAFPPSLFPSLMTWQILFRVGDDVDGSDLSSALVTLDIVEEDVTCSRSTVYCDQCRVVGWSDHPVCQKRFHFIIRSGSDAVEAYQRPCSKCGDLVQLSEASCKSCNLDISVDDLEDWVYLQIEDNTHLLHGVVHSNGYGHLLTLNGREGGSMLLSGSDLLGFWDRLCAAIAVRKVSVMDLSKKFGLDYRLLHAITKGHSWYGNWGYEFGTGCYGLTKEAYNKAVDTLSKMPLSVFSFHGRGARNRVQTVISLYQSFAATELLTIKDLLSFMLKLVHKFRNPRSAKSPQHEITGPYNILCAWTRNEVEDVQQALIKVLLASSACKEAKWVTRRTLKGSICMRVRSPELVDYSLKHLPGKLAANGMVVCSRCNPKSCAVEFRLGPFTNVFTSNSSYPSEEQVISDLTFLFNTIIRPEKKFSYRPKSMRKTIADSARTVLDCKQFMKNYESDHVTTESPSDMRLWCHVELSDQPKEDHPTPPPELIVLPIDATVDDLMKEVTSAFQEVYAMYKRFQAEELLGYGKINNLYTLKFLFGSNSSVRILGKCPTKHGLSRFRKERGTEEWKVDCTCGAKDDDGEKMLACDTCGVWQHTRCAGIGGSAPSKFVCRGCVNSYRVKIQSYSSSSEACKLKTSCRDEAAASVTCNINVNFGVR is encoded by the exons ATGGTATTCAACGAGAGGCCAACCAAGAGGATGAAAAGAAGGGTCACCGCTGATCTTTACGATTTTCTCACTTTCCCTTCCGCCGGCGACTTCTCCGACGCGGTACCTTTTCGTAGCCGTGTTCATCGTTTTCTATCTGATCACGCTCGTGTCGCTTTTCCTCCCTCTCTTTTTCCCTCTCTGATGACGTGGCAGATCTTGTTTCGTGTTGGGGATGATGTTGATGGCTCTGATCTTTCGTCTGCTTTGGTTACTCTTGACATTGTTGAAGAGGATGTTACTTGTTCTCGTAGTACGGTTTATTGTGACCAGTGCCGAGTTGTTG GATGGAGTGATCATCCTGTATGTCAAAAGCGATTTCATTTCATAATAAGGTCGGGTAGTGATGCCGTCGAAGCATACCAAAGACCTTGTTCGAAATGTGGAGATCTTGTCCAATTATCTGAAGCAAG TTGCAAGTCATGTAATCTTGACATCTCTGTTGATGATCTGGAGGATTGGGTGTATCTTCAAATTGAAGATAACACGCATCTTCTGCATGGAGTTGTGCATTCCAATGGTTATGGCCACTTGCTTACTCTCAACGGAAGAGAAGGTGGCTCGATGCTTCTCTCGGGTTCTGATTTATTAGGTTTCTGGGATAGGCTCTGTGCTGCCATTGCtgttag GAAGGTTAGTGTGATGGACTTGTCTAAGAAGTTTGGTCTGGATTATCGTTTGCTTCATGCAATCACCAAAGGGCATTCATGGTATGGCAATTGGGGTTATGAATTTGGAACTGGTTGCTATGGTCTTACCAAAGAAGCATACAATAAGGCCGTTGATACCTTGTCCAAGATGCCCTTGTCCGTATTTTCATTCCATGGTCGAGGAGCCCGAAACCGTGTGCAGACTGTTATTTCACTTTACCAGTCTTTTGCAGCAACCGAACTTCTAACAATTAAAGATCTCTTGTCCTTTATGTTGAAATTGGTTCATAAATTTCGTAATCCAAGAAGTGCAAAGTCTCCACAACATGAAATCACCGGTCCATATAATATACTATGTGCATGGACAAGAAATGAGGTCGAAGACGTTCAGCAAGCTTTGATAAAGGTACTGCTTGCATCTAGTGCATGTAAGGAGGCCAAATGGGTTACAAGGCGAACTCTCAAGGGGTCCATATGTATGCGAGTTAGATCCCCAGAGCTGGTAGACTATAGTCTTAAGCACTTGCCAGGGAAATTAGCTGCAAATGGAATGGTTGTTTGTTCGCGATGCAATCCGAAATCTTGTGCTGTGGAATTCAG GTTGGGACCTTTTACTAATGTATTTACCTCAAATTCAAGCTATCCTTCAGAAGAGCAAGTGATATCTgatttgacatttttatttaatacaattattcGCCCTGAAAAAAAATTCAGCTACAGACCAAAGAGTATGAGGAAAACGATTGCTGATTCAGCTAGAACTGTTCTTGACTGTAAGCAGTTTATGAAGAATTATGAATCTGATCATGTGACCACAGAATCGCCTTCAGATATGAGGCTCTGGTGTCATGTGGAGCTTTCCGACCAGCCTAAAGAGGACCATCCAACACCACCCCCAGAACTAATTGTTTTGCCTATAGATGCTACTGTTGATGACCTGATGAAAGAAGTCACTAGTGCTTTTCAAGAGGTATATGCAATGTACAAGAGGTTTCAAGCTGAGGAACTTCTAGGATATGGTAAAATCAACAATTTATATACCTTGAAATTCCTTTTTGGATCAAATTCAAGTGTTAGAATCCTAGGAAAATGTCCTACCAAACATGGCCTAAGCCGATTCCGGAAGGAGCGAGGAACAGAAGAGTGGAAAGTTGATTGCACTTGTGGTGCTAAGGATGATGATGGAGAAAAAATGTTGGCATGTGATACTTGTGGTGTCTGGCAGCATACAAGATGTGCGGGAATTGGTGGTTCCGCACCTTCCAAATTTGTATGTAGGGGATGTGTAAACTCCTATCGTGTGAAAATCCAAAGTTACTCATCTTCTAGCGAGGCTTGTAAATTGAAAACATCTTGCAGAGATGAAGCTGCTGCATCGGTTACTTGTAATATAAATGTAAATTTTGGTGTACGTTAG